A genome region from Geminicoccus roseus DSM 18922 includes the following:
- a CDS encoding lysozyme inhibitor LprI family protein codes for MCASPELAALDGELRGLDFAYGALPAKAAPPDQASFRQERAACGEKPACLRDAYQARIALLQERIRTSLARLGEEPAPAAADGLPPRVAATLAGYADRCRRLGGGLVDGGSRPVITSRDFDEDGVTDYLLDTRTLDCTAPTEAFCGEGGCRIDIAVSSEKFQPITTTGSGPEVFAGGIDVAISVPDAHCPDLADGQGCWLIYDWHDGRRVQRHEARPRSE; via the coding sequence GTGTGCGCCAGCCCGGAGCTGGCGGCGCTGGACGGCGAGCTGCGCGGGCTGGACTTCGCCTATGGGGCGCTGCCGGCTAAAGCGGCCCCACCCGACCAGGCATCGTTCCGGCAGGAGCGGGCCGCCTGCGGCGAGAAGCCCGCCTGCCTGCGCGACGCCTACCAGGCCCGCATCGCCCTGCTCCAGGAGCGGATCCGGACCAGCCTTGCCCGGCTTGGCGAGGAACCCGCGCCGGCCGCGGCCGACGGCCTGCCGCCAAGGGTGGCCGCGACGCTGGCCGGCTATGCCGATCGCTGCCGCAGGCTGGGCGGCGGCCTGGTCGATGGCGGCAGCCGGCCGGTGATCACCTCGCGCGACTTCGACGAGGACGGGGTCACCGACTACCTCCTGGACACCCGGACCCTGGACTGCACCGCCCCCACCGAGGCCTTCTGCGGCGAAGGGGGCTGCCGGATCGACATCGCGGTCTCCAGCGAGAAGTTCCAGCCGATCACCACCACCGGCAGCGGCCCGGAAGTGTTCGCCGGGGGGATCGACGTGGCGATCTCGGTGCCGGACGCCCACTGCCCGGACCTGGCGGACGGGCAGGGCTGCTGGCTGATCTATGACTGGCATGACGGCCGGCGGGTGCAGCGGCACGAGGCGCGGCCGCGCTCGGAGTGA
- a CDS encoding sarcosine oxidase subunit delta produces MLSIACPWCGPRDETEFKFGVEATVRRPDPDSADDRAWAGYLYERHNRRGRQQELWCHAGGCGQWFLVERDTVSHEIFRTGVLPGHPSAEGRELAAAPVDRPRPAGEQG; encoded by the coding sequence ATGCTGTCGATCGCCTGTCCCTGGTGCGGACCCCGGGATGAGACCGAGTTCAAGTTCGGGGTGGAGGCGACGGTGCGCCGCCCGGATCCGGACAGCGCCGACGACCGTGCCTGGGCAGGCTACCTGTACGAGCGCCACAACCGGCGCGGCCGGCAGCAGGAGCTCTGGTGCCATGCCGGCGGGTGCGGCCAGTGGTTCCTGGTGGAGCGCGACACGGTGAGCCACGAGATCTTCCGGACCGGGGTGCTGCCGGGGCATCCGTCCGCCGAAGGCCGCGAGCTTGCGGCCGCGCCCGTTGATCGCCCGCGTCCGGCCGGAGAGCAGGGTTGA
- a CDS encoding 2Fe-2S iron-sulfur cluster-binding protein, with product MSTQATRLPDSGQALDRTRPLSFTFEGRRMEGFAGDSLAAALLANRQTVLGRSFKYHRPRGLWGIGAEEPNAILDVRFPDGRHDPVARATLVPLEDGLVVKTVHGWPSAGRDLFGFLDRLHPLIPAGFYYKTFIRPDWHLFEPRIRQMAGLGVVPATPEPLQRAQVHGQADLLVVGAGPAGLAAALAAARQGVRVVLADDQPAPGGQLLVDPVEIEGMPAADWIAAVADELAGRPNVTLLPSTTALGLFDHGLAVLAERRAMPAGFAPERIWKLRAARTVLATGAIERPLVFPDNDRPGVMSAFAARAYLARHGILAGRSPVVLTNNEAGRRTAEALAAAGAGPVIVDLRADALPHPAIPTHVGAAATAVHGRKGVSGVVVEPLGGGGRIEIGCDLLAAAGGWTPTVHLHMHDGGRLRFDEALDGFVPDGAARASVTVGAANGVMDTAGCLRDGHRAGQAAGGGAGDGQAPRAAREPPWQQAIWRKLDRPKARQWVDYQNDVTSKDVGLAVQENYVSVEHLKRYTTLGMATDQGKTSNLNGLALLADQLGKPVPAVGTTTFRPPFTPVSFAGIAGSRRGAMLTPLRLLSAHGEHVRAGAVFEDYGGWSRPAFYPKGEERREAAIAREVLAVRHGVALFDGSPLGKIEVGGRDAATFLDRLYYHRLSDLKVGRVRYVFLLTEHGKLYDDGVVARLAEDRFLLSPSSSHAAGVHAMVEEWRQTGWPELEVVASNVTTAWATFAVTGPKARSVVARLPVAADLSAKALPHMGFVQTELDGVPLRIARVSFTGELSFEFSVPAAYGPALYRRLADLGRPERIVPLGSEALLILRAEKGYVLIGRDTDGNSEPQDLGVTAPMRSKQHDFVGRRSLLRPVSRDPGRLELVGLVNSVADEAIPTGAHMYERQEDGTRRSRGYVTSAYRSPTLSHPIALAILADGRALQAAGAEVDLFHLGRTYRARVVSPVFYDPAGERLRG from the coding sequence TTGAGCACCCAGGCCACGAGGCTTCCCGACAGCGGCCAGGCGTTGGACCGGACGCGCCCGCTCTCCTTCACCTTCGAGGGAAGGCGGATGGAGGGCTTTGCCGGCGACAGCCTGGCCGCCGCACTGCTGGCGAACCGGCAGACCGTGCTCGGCCGCTCGTTCAAGTACCACCGGCCGCGCGGCCTTTGGGGGATCGGCGCGGAGGAGCCGAACGCGATCCTGGACGTGCGCTTCCCGGACGGCCGCCACGACCCGGTCGCCCGCGCCACCCTGGTGCCGCTGGAGGACGGGCTGGTGGTGAAGACCGTCCATGGCTGGCCGTCGGCCGGGCGGGACCTGTTCGGCTTTTTGGACCGGCTGCACCCGCTGATCCCGGCCGGCTTCTACTACAAGACCTTTATCCGGCCGGACTGGCACCTGTTCGAGCCGCGCATCCGCCAGATGGCGGGCCTGGGCGTGGTGCCGGCCACACCTGAGCCCTTGCAGCGGGCGCAGGTCCATGGCCAAGCCGACCTGCTGGTGGTGGGCGCCGGGCCGGCCGGGCTGGCCGCGGCGCTGGCGGCGGCGCGCCAAGGCGTCCGGGTGGTGCTGGCCGACGACCAGCCGGCACCGGGCGGGCAGCTGCTGGTCGACCCGGTCGAGATCGAGGGCATGCCGGCCGCCGACTGGATCGCGGCGGTGGCGGATGAGCTGGCGGGACGGCCGAACGTCACGCTGCTGCCGTCCACCACGGCGCTCGGCCTGTTCGACCACGGGCTGGCGGTCCTGGCGGAGCGCCGCGCGATGCCGGCGGGCTTTGCGCCGGAGAGGATCTGGAAGCTGCGCGCGGCCCGCACGGTGCTGGCGACCGGCGCCATCGAGCGGCCGCTGGTGTTCCCGGACAACGACCGGCCGGGCGTGATGTCGGCGTTCGCGGCAAGAGCCTACCTGGCGCGGCACGGCATCCTGGCCGGCCGCTCGCCGGTGGTGCTGACCAACAACGAGGCCGGGCGGCGGACTGCCGAAGCGCTGGCGGCAGCGGGCGCGGGGCCGGTGATCGTCGACCTGCGCGCCGACGCCCTGCCGCATCCGGCGATCCCGACCCATGTCGGCGCGGCGGCGACCGCCGTGCACGGGCGCAAGGGGGTGAGCGGCGTGGTGGTGGAGCCGCTGGGCGGCGGCGGGCGGATCGAGATCGGCTGCGACCTCCTGGCGGCGGCCGGCGGCTGGACGCCCACCGTGCACCTGCACATGCATGACGGCGGCCGGCTGCGCTTCGACGAGGCTCTGGACGGGTTCGTGCCGGACGGGGCGGCGCGGGCCTCGGTGACGGTGGGCGCCGCGAACGGGGTGATGGATACGGCCGGCTGCCTGCGCGACGGGCACCGGGCGGGGCAGGCGGCGGGCGGTGGTGCCGGCGACGGCCAGGCGCCGCGGGCGGCGCGTGAGCCGCCCTGGCAACAGGCGATCTGGCGCAAGCTGGACCGGCCGAAAGCCCGGCAATGGGTCGACTACCAGAACGATGTCACCAGCAAGGATGTCGGCCTGGCGGTGCAGGAGAACTATGTCTCGGTCGAGCATCTCAAGCGCTACACCACGCTCGGGATGGCGACCGACCAGGGCAAGACCAGCAACCTGAACGGGCTGGCGCTCCTGGCCGACCAGCTCGGCAAGCCGGTGCCGGCGGTGGGGACCACGACGTTTCGGCCGCCCTTCACGCCGGTCTCGTTCGCCGGCATCGCCGGGTCCAGGCGGGGCGCCATGCTGACGCCCCTGCGGCTCCTGTCGGCCCATGGCGAGCATGTGCGCGCCGGCGCGGTGTTCGAGGACTATGGCGGCTGGTCGCGCCCGGCCTTCTACCCGAAGGGCGAGGAGCGCCGGGAGGCGGCGATCGCCCGCGAGGTGCTGGCGGTGCGCCATGGCGTGGCGCTGTTCGACGGCAGCCCGCTCGGCAAGATCGAGGTCGGCGGCCGGGACGCGGCGACTTTCCTGGACCGGCTCTACTACCACCGGCTGAGCGACTTGAAGGTCGGGCGGGTGCGCTACGTGTTCCTCCTGACCGAGCACGGCAAGCTCTACGATGACGGGGTGGTGGCCAGGCTGGCCGAGGACCGCTTCCTGCTGTCGCCGTCCTCCAGCCATGCCGCCGGGGTCCATGCCATGGTCGAGGAATGGCGGCAGACAGGGTGGCCGGAGCTGGAGGTGGTTGCCAGCAACGTGACCACCGCCTGGGCGACCTTCGCGGTGACCGGGCCGAAGGCGCGGTCCGTGGTGGCGCGCCTGCCGGTGGCGGCCGACCTGTCGGCCAAGGCCCTGCCGCACATGGGCTTCGTGCAGACCGAGCTGGACGGGGTGCCGCTGCGGATCGCCCGGGTCAGCTTCACCGGGGAACTGTCGTTCGAGTTCAGCGTGCCGGCCGCCTATGGCCCGGCCTTGTACCGGCGGCTGGCGGATCTCGGCCGGCCAGAGCGGATCGTGCCGCTGGGCTCGGAGGCGCTGCTGATCCTGCGCGCGGAGAAGGGCTATGTCCTGATCGGCCGGGACACCGACGGCAACAGCGAGCCGCAGGACCTGGGCGTCACCGCACCGATGCGCAGCAAGCAGCACGATTTCGTCGGCCGGCGCTCGCTGCTGCGGCCGGTGAGCCGCGATCCCGGCCGGCTGGAGCTGGTGGGCCTGGTCAACAGCGTGGCCGACGAGGCGATCCCGACCGGGGCGCACATGTACGAGCGCCAGGAGGACGGGACCCGGCGCAGCCGCGGCTATGTCACCTCCGCCTACCGCTCGCCGACCTTGAGCCATCCGATCGCCCTGGCGATCCTGGCCGATGGCCGGGCGCTGCAGGCGGCGGGGGCCGAGGTCGACCTGTTCCATCTGGGCCGGACCTATCGGGCGCGGGTGGTGAGCCCGGTGTTCTATGACCCTGCCGGGGAGCGGCTGCGTGGCTGA